tctttattctttccGTTTccaaacaaacaaacaaatttAGCTTTACTAAGCAAGTAAGTAGTGTTTTATATCCTATGTATGTCTTCAAACTTTTATATCTCTTCCATGACTTATTCGCATACAATGCCGATGAAACAAACTTgcaacaatttttcatagtTGACCCACTGATGGTATTTATTAAATAATGTAATAAAGTCCTCGCTACCacaattcttcaataatatcTTCGTCCCCCCTGGGTGGAACTTTAAATAACTGGAGATGTCGTAGACCTTACTGTTGATAACACACCACAACTCATCTTCACCTTTACAATGCCTCTTTacgatttctttgtttattcTCAAAGGGGGCATTACTTTGTAAAGGGGTATTTTCTGAACGAGTAACTGCGTTCTTAACTGAGACGACGAAAACTTATAGTTGTCCTTTTGGAATATCGGATCATCGAGTAAACCCTGAATAAGTTGTAGCGAAACAAACTTTGTATGGTAATTTGCTGGGTTGGAAGTTAGAGAATGCCAGTCTAGAGCGCTGTGCCCGGGATCTAATTTTATCTTGGTTCTCACAAGAGGTTTTCTAGTTGATCTCGATATGGGCATATGCAGTGGTGATGATGTGGTCGGATGACCTACATTTAGCCGTTGAGGTGCGGCGAATCTGACATTTAGTTTCGAGTCTGAACCGTCTCTATTCATGCCGCCAGTATTCATATTTGTGGTGCGTTCCGGGGACACTTATTAGTGCGTTATATTGCTCATctctcttctcttttcgctataaatgaaatataTAACCCCATAAGGTTTATATGATCGAACCAATGTAATATCATACGAAAAGATACACTATTCGCTTACGTAAActaatcaaagaaatcatcatcatcctcatcctcatcatccTTAGCGTTCTGCTTGTCAAATGTATTCAGGTCCTCGCTGAAATCTTTCCGTTCAAAGATAATTTTACCGTTACTTTGCGAATTTTGCTGTTTGGCGATACCATTCAAGATTGAGACAATTTCAGTTTCAGTGATTTTATGCGTGACATTGTTCGTAGCaatcaacttcttcaagtACGTCTCTACCGCTTGGGCCCTGTCTCTACGAACTAATGCCACTCGAGACAACCTTTCTAAAGCTTGCGGctccaagaaatttgcAATAGATGCGCCTACCGGAGCAGAATCATCACCTCCACCGTTATTACCACCACTGCTTCTATCGCCATTGGCGCCGCCACCATTACTTTTCAACTGAGCTAGCCTGGCCTCTCTAATGGCTTGTAACTCTGGATCCATATCTAAGTACACACTTGCCCTGAACTACGATGCAGCCAACAAGATGCTTCTCAAATCTTTCGCCTCTTGGTTCTTGTAGAGCTATTGTGAgtccaaaaattctttcttACCCAGcccaaaaatttctcatcTGTTTCTCATCTGTTTCTCGTCCGACCAAGTTTCCCGTTGGTAGTTAGGATTTCACCTGCTCACTGCAGTAggcaattttctttcatcataTAGACTATTTAATGCCTTTGTTGCAAGGACGTTTGGAGCCTTAGTTCTAGAATAGCGTATATACCTGCATATACATCGTTCAAACTCAAAAGTGCTAGTTTTTGAAGCTCCGCTGCAAGCTCTGCCCGATTTCTCTGTAAAGAACGACACGACGACCGACATACTTCACTACGCGTTTGGCCATTTGCAACACACAGGAGAGGAACAAGAATATCAGGCATAAACGGGAATGGTCACCATCGGAAGCATCGAAAACCACACTGTTACCCCTTCTAATACAAACACAATGGACAGCAACAAAAAGGACACGAGTAAGTCGCCCTCACATTCCAACAGCTCTTCaccttcatcttcctctctgtcttcatcttcctctaaagagaaaaaacgTCCTAAGAGACTATCCTCCCAGAATGTAAATTATGatctgaagaagagaaaaatcatTACTTCTGATACTGCGGAAAAAACGTTTGGTAACGAGCACAATAACTTTTcgcttgaagaaaatattatgGAAGAAGAACCCAAGGAACTTCTGGAAAAGGATTCTAAGggcaatatcatcaaactAAATGAACCGCCAACTATTTTGGAAGATTCAAAGACATCTATCACCGGACTACCGTTGAATAAAGGGCCctctgaaaaaatcaagcgAGAGTCTCTTTGGAATTATAGGAGAAATCTAGCAGGCCAATCAAACAATTCGGAAATGGCATTAGTTcccaataaaaaaattattcaagTGCCTAAAAACTTCCAAGATTTAAACAAAAGTGATCTGCAAACATTTTTGACCCAGAATATAACAGAAGAGAGCAATATAAGATCAACCAGTGGCTGGATGAGCGACATAATAGATATGAATCATGAACAGGAACACGATGGCGACAATGATAATAAGAAATTATCTAATGTTAGGACCAAAATAATACTTTCATCAAACGCTACTTATGATTCAAAGAGTAAGCTTTTTGGTCAAAACTCTATCAAGTCAATTGTCAATGcaagtgaaaaaattttcaaggaCGAAAACGACTCAACcataaattttgaaaatgaagatttttGTTCGGCTTGCAATCAGTCAGGTTCATTCTTATGCTGTGATACTTGCCCCAAATCCTTTCACTTTCTTTGTTTGGACCCACCGGTTGATCCAAATCATTTACCTGAAGGTGATTGGCATTGCAACGAATGCAagttcaaaatcttcataaATAACTCGTTGACAAccctgaagaaaaatgaatctAATTTCATCAAGCAAAACGACAACGTGAAGATGTTTGCTAAATTACTTTTTAGAATCGAGTCATTGAACCCAAGGCAATTCCAGTTGCCTAattatataaaagaaacCTTCCCTGCTGTGAAAACGGGATCCAGAGGTCAATATTCTGATGAGAATGATAAAATTCCGTTAACCGATAGACAACTATTTAACACTTCCTACGGTCAAAGCATAACCAAACTAGACTCCTACAACCCAGATATACACATAGATTCGAGTTCAGGTGAATTTTTAATCTGTTACAAATGCCATCAAACAAGATTAGGTTCTTGGTCTCATCCCGAAAATTCAAGATTAATAATGACGTGTGATTATTGTCAGACTCCGTGGCACCTGGATTGTATACCGAGAGCctcattcaaaaacttggGTTCAAAATGGAAATGTCCACTACATTCACCCACCAAAgtttacaaaaaatcacaTCGCCATCAAGAAGTCGATAATACAAATTATAAAGTTTGGAAGAAACAACGGTTAGCtaataagaaaaatcgGATTTATTACGAACCCTTACAAAAAATAGGCTATCAGAATAGTGGCAATATTCAAATCATGCCAAACATTAGTGATGCTGACTACAAATTCAATCAAGATTTCAGAATTACTCAGGTAGACGAAAACTCCATTAAGTacgatttttttgataaaatttaTAAATCGAAAATGGTCCAAAAGAGGaaacttttccaatttcaagaagatttgATTGATAAACTAGTACTAAATGCACATCAGAATGGCAATACTGAAGATAGCATGATCACAGATGTAGCCTCTTTGatatattttcaaataagTAACCGCAACGACGACAACgacaacagcaacaacaaacCAGCTCCCAAAAGGAATAacttacaaaaattatGGGATCTAAAGGAATTGACCAGTGTGGTTGTTCCAAATGAACTGGATTCCATACAATTTAATGACATTTCcaacaatgaaataaaaaatctactatactttaaaaaaataatcgaGTCCAAACCAAAGGATGAACTgttaaaatttttgaacttgaaaaatgctGAAAGTTAACGTGAATAGAGAAACTACATGCATGCACAAGAATAAATTagaaacaaaaatgctGTTTCCTATATTTAGTCTTACATAGATGTACGTATTGtatatcaaaataaaaggaCTACCtttcttccctttttttttccacttaaaaaaatagcaacaaatgttttccttttcaaatcatctCTATATCATCctcctcatcatctttgtagtcaacttcttttcttaccctcaattttttttttatagcGTCCTCATatattttcctcttttcatCCTTGTTAGAAGGTGAATAACTATCATCATCGCTACCCAATTCACCTCTTTCAtcactttcttcatcgttGAATTTTGGTTTCACAGGGTgaactcttttttttctctttcgtGATTCGCTGTTTTCTTGAGCCAGTAACCTTTTCTGTAGCCTCTGTCTTTGCGTTTGTGATGTATGAAGGATGCGTCCGATCTTTGCCCTTATATtattctgtattttttcagttgcGTCCTCTGGTAAATATGTCTTAAATGATGATTGTGCTTCCTGAACAGTGGCAAAGGGTTTAAATAAATCCGATGGCAAGTTCAATTTACCAGGGTACGCTGAATGTtgccaatttttcttttcttttaagtTCAATAAAATCATCTGCGACAATTCTCCGATAATATACATTCTCTCACCGCGAGGTCTACACTTCTTTGGcccttcttcattttccatcTTTCCATCTTCATTTGCTTCGTCTTCGACTAGTTTatcttgataatttttcacccTTTCTGATAAATAATATAACAAACTGAAGTTCTCTTGAGCAGCGATAgaatcaaaataaaacaacAAATAATCGATCGCAGTTGTCAAAGCATTTAGATATGCGTCACCTTCGGAATCTAAACCTTCGGCTATATCAGGATGATGAGCAATTGCATGTATTAATCTTGGTAATAccctttcaaaaattgttcCCTTCTTAAATGACTTCAAACCAAATGTAAAGTTTATCCATATCTTGGTTGTGGTTTTCAATTCGATATCTGGTTCATAAGcagtaaagaaaatcaatgGCAGAAACTTGATGGATATTAATTCATTAGCTACATAATCCTTCAATTGCTCTAAAAATGTTTTCCTTACTGGCAGTGATTCATCTTCAACCAAATTAATCAGTTTAATAGTGTCAGAAGGTTTAATAAAgttattcaaatttgaaattctggctaatttcaaaacttgAATTCCCGCCACACATCTCAATTTAGTTTGATAATTACTTGGAGTGGGATAAAATTCCTTATTAAATTCGGAAATCAACTCGCCGCCGCTTGCaattaaataaaagaataaCTTCATGGTTTTTTCAGTAAAGCTCTCTGCGAGTTCATCTCGAGGAACATCGGCGGCAATCGATCTTAATTTGTTAGTGAATAACTTCAAagtgaatattttgttaCTTACTGCAGAATATTTTGTCTCATTTAAGTAGGAATCTTTAATCCAGTCAACCTCCTTTTTTGAATCACCAACGACTTGGTTCGATAATAGAACTTCTTTAATTAAGTACGATATGATATCAGTGGAATCATCATTTAGAATGTGAGGAAAGCTCTTAAAAATTTCCATAAGAACAATAATATGGGACGTAAAATGGTTGTCCTTTTTCAGATCTAAAGGTAAAATACGtatttttatctttcttaGAGTTTCTTCTGCTTTTGGTGACAGAGCAATTAGTTTTGCGGAGTATTTAGCTATTTCTGGTTTACCCTCAATTGCAAAATCATACAatttagtgaaaaaaaatgtatcttcaaaatcaaccTGGTCCTTTAATGTCTTGGAAGCCTTGTATAGCGTTTTCAAGGCCTCTTCTAATGATAAAGTATCATTGTTTTCTGCATCTGGATCATCTAAATCTTTGATAATAGTTTTCAACGTTCTAATTTGATCTTTAAACAGGGTTGGGCTAACTTTTGATATGTCATCTaaaattcttctcttcaaatCTAACTGCTTAGGATCGGAGTTATTGGATAAGTTTAGCAAGACGCCGATGTTGGACACATTATAGATTATTGGCGAGGCTCTGAAAAGTAAAATTCGAATTACCTTCGCAATATCACGCGGCATAATAGAAGCACCCGTAGATATATTATACTTCTTGAACAATCCCGGTGTTTGTAATTTATTGATCAATTCGttaaaagaattttttaaCGTGGGAAATGGGGTATCGTTGGTAATGCACGTATTTAACAGATAGAAAATTCTATCATCATTAAATTGTTTTATGGTTTCAAGAGCATCGATGGCCTTTGTAGAATCAGAAAGACCAGAAGCCAACCATTGAATGGTTTgattgtatttgtttgcTATCAAAGGACCTTGAGACGAGTTCGCGTTTTCCTGATTATTTAGATATTTGCTAAATTCAATGTATTTGGATATGGCAAAAGATATTTTAGTTTGTCTTGCATTAAATGCATAAAATGAAGTAAATGCCTTCTTATCGAAATGtgataaaatttttagTAACCTGTGGACTCTTTCATTGTTACTTGATTCAAAGGGCAGCAGATATTCAAAGATTACATTGTCGACTTGTTCGTTGATGTTCAAGTCATTGATATAATAGAGGTTGTACAACGTGGATGGTATGGTATCTATGATTTCCCAAATTTCCTTATTTTGGAGAGTccttttgatttcattCAATGAATCTGAATAAAACCTAGCCATAGTGTTAATACAGAGCTCTCTGACCTCCTTATGTTTTTCTCGGGCCAAGTGCAGTAAAGATGTATAGATGGCCTTATTGGTAatatttttccaaatttcaGTAGTAGGAACTTCATTAAAGATCATAACGGAGGCCCTACGTACACGAGGATCTGAATCAATAAAGGTTTTTGCCAGGGCTTGGTTTAGTTCCCCCGAAATATCATCTCTTGTACTTATAATGTTGGGAATCGACTCCGTCCATTGGACTCTAACATCGGGACTAATATCAGCGATTTTGGAAATCCATGTCTTGAAAGTATCGGAATGGGTGGAGATAAAGTTTAAGTCTGAGTCCGATGTAACTATTTGACCAACTAGTTTGGTAGCTTCTTTTCTGAATAATTCGTTATCTGAGGATAATTCATGATAGATAAATCCGATTACGGCATTGATTAACTCGGGAGCAGTTTCCCAAAGTCTTAACACCAGTTTGTGTAATTTTATTACTACATTAAGTAGTCTGGAACTATTATCACCATTGCTTGCTTCATGAATAATCTCTGAGTAGTATTTAGTCAGGTGCCTACTCATTCTATTGGAATAGGCATCACATAAAATCAAACTAACCTCGTAGCCACAATCGGAAGTGACATTCAAACCTTCAGGAAACTCTTTCGGATTATAGGTCAAAAATTTATTAAAAATCAGTTTCAGTACTTCTAATGGGACAGAATCAAATTCAGAGATGACTTCGCCCAGAATATTACCAATAACCTTGTATAGCCTTTTGGGGAAGCTTTTATTAGGGTCgtaaaaaatatgaaataGTTCGATAAGCAAATTATTTGAACTGGGCAAATCAGCTATTAGTACAATTGATCTATATTCAAGCAGCTTGGTGATTAAATAAGTTTGTTGAATGTGGTagccattttcttgatcacCCAGTTGTTCAAATTGTGAGAGTAAAAGCTTGAAAATATCCGTCAGTTGAGAATCCGTATAAGGTGCATCTGGAGCATATAATCTCAAGATATCACTGAGGCAACACGCGGTAAATGCGCGAATCCCCACATCTTTATGCCTCAATAGTTTTCTATTGACCAAAGAGTCTCTATACTCGTCTAATCCAGTTAAATCTGTATTGTCCTGACCCAGTGCAGCCAATTCTTCATGCAGAGCCTTTAAACGATCCAATAATTCGTTAGTCGAAATCAGCTGCTCCGAAGTGGATATTATAGGCAAGTTGAACTTCAGTTTGGTCACAGCACCTTTAGCCATTTTCgtaatattttctttcttctttcgcTTATGAAGATAACGTAAAGCGAGACGAGATATGAACAGCCACAAAGGAGACAACTTTTCTTTAGATCTTCTGCGAATCAATAGCAAAGCTGATGGATGGAGTTCAGTTTCATAAATGGCCATATTGTTTATACAACTTTACGCGTCGCGTCGCGTCTTTTTCCTGTCATTAACTCACTTTGAACGGTGTTTTCCGGGTAGTGATCCTGCCCTAGGCGGCTAAATACGGGGATTTACATATATTATGTCGAACAAGGATAGATTGGCTGAGGGCTTTCATAGAGAGGCTCTCAGTAAGTTTCAAGATGTCTTTCTAAGTACAGAGCCGGCTTGATATTGCTGTATTTAGAAGATCGAATGTTTTTGTCTGTAAAAGAATTACAACCAGCTTGTTTCTATGTCCGTGTTACTTGTTTTTACTTCTTTTCACAGCGAACAAAGAAGTGCTGGGAGCagtaaaatattcaaaataacTATCAGGCATCTtcgtaaaaaaaaacaaaatttgatttcgCCCAGGATCGAACTGGGGACGTTCTGCGTGTTAAGCAGATGCCATAACCAACTAGACCACGGAACCAATGATTTTGTGTTAATCTTTAAAAGTGAAAGAGCTATATATAGTGTTAAGCTGTCAAAACGACTCATATCTAAAatcaattcttttgattctCTTGTTTACGTattttgttggaacaagtaggttcatcattattcacataactagtccttgtttcaggatgaagaatgttgaaatgacgtttTATTGgtgggtgcacttggagtcaaagatccattaattgaacatcaacttggaatttatatataaatgatatgagtcgttacattgaactaatagtaaattccctagtttattgttatgttgaacatatttaatatgtccaatcggcgtgtgttttatatacctctcttatatagtataagaaagagttctgctattcattcttaattaatacttCGAATTATCAACATATTTACTTAATCTAATGGCGGATCTTACATGAATCGCTATCTCTATAACTTGGTTATGGGCTGCCACGGTCGTCGACGTTCCATGACTAACACACCGATGCTTTCCTTGTACTAGAAATAAAGTTAAGTCTTTTATCGGTATCTTATGTATCATTACAGCTTTAAGAATTTATAGTAGATATGAGAGTATTAATGACTATTTATCACGTCCTGGTACAACCATAAATGCACTATGTAATCTTcgtattcaaaaaatcggATACTAGACAAAAATCTATCAAAACGAAACTTCGCTgttattgcattttttcctttttcttttatcttggGCTCATTTGCAGATAGCTAGGATAGTAACGCTACCGGTTCCTTATTAttctcctttttcttttgcaatAACTCCTTCCCCTTCTTATGCTCTGTTTGTTCTCCTTGTGGTAATGATGGCAACCCCTCTGTTGATGGCAATTTGACTACTTCATTCTTGTCCTGCTTCACTGAATTGAGTTCACTCTCTAAAGCATCCAATTCCTTATTTAATTCATCTTCATAATCATTCGTCCCAACTACACTTCTAGATAATGTCTCATTAATTTCATTCTGATATGCAATTTGGTCGTGTACATCATCCAttaattcatcaacattaCTAAATTCTTTgttcagttttttcaagatttcattCCCATTCTTTAATccgttgaaaaattgtgtTTCCACCATTTTGAATTCCAGCGTTGATACcatgttttccaaattaaTGAGCTGATCTGAAGCCTGCTGCAACAAATGCTCTTGATAGTGTATTCTTTTCAGCAAAAACCGTACTTTCGTGTTACATTTGTAATCGTCAGAATGCTTTCGTATCAAATCTTTGAGTTGGTTCCTTTCTGCCAGAATCAAACCATCTGTCCTTCTCGTAAATTTATGAATTTCATCCTTAGATCGTTTCACTTCTAAGATTGCCCTGTCCGTCTTGGTTATTTGCACTCTACTACTTTTTTGTCCCATCTGATATGTGCAAAATACCAAGTCAAATTATTTCAATGGTATGtatgatttcttcaaattatGATGCGAATGTTCATCGTTTTTTCTATAACTTTTACTGTATGCTACAGTAAATATTCGAATTTTCGGTCTGCGTGCTTACCGGGATTCAGTACATGAAGATCTACGAAAAATGGCAGCaaagagggaaaaaacGGATTACGATTGAGAAACGAAGGCTGTGCGATAAAATCATAAAGTACAGCTACTTCCGCTATAATTGatcctttgattttttgcgGCCGTAACTTTTAGATAAATATGTAAGCCTGCTGGTCCATATTTTCAAACTATTATTCTTAAGTACTGTGTATATATGCTACGTCGTTTACTCCCATAAGTTATTCCAAGTCACGTTTTTCCTTACAGCATTGGAGAACCCTTCGTTGTATTTCACCCATATTTTAATCTCTTGAGCTTTATCGTTTGCTTGATCGGTCTGATCTGGTAACGTACTCTTTTGTGTCCCAGGTGATTCCTTGGTTTGCTTTAATAATCCGTATTGGTTTTTAAAGAAGTCCATTGTACTTGAAGAAGAGTTCAATGCTACCTTGGCCTTCTTGGCGTGTACTTCCTGTGATTGTAATCTATCCTTCGTCACTTGGTCTATGTGTCTCTTTTTAACTTTGTTTTCCTCGATCCTTGCCAATAGTGAGTTCAAAGTATTCGGCCGTTTATGTTGAACTTCGTTAATGTGTTTGGGATCTAGCAACACAACTTCGTCGATTGGCGGATCGATTACTAGACCGCTGCTTCCATCAAATCCCTCAGAGCGATTTTGAATCAAATTTAGTTGAAAGCTTTTCAGCAATTGGACCAATATCTCCATAATGGTTTGTTTGAGTTTCAAGTCTTTTACCTTATTGATATCAGATGAAATCATTGAATCCAAATATGGTAGCATTTCAAAAACTAACGACTTTCTATCGGTAAAACTAGCCATCAATGGCGACTGCGCGGAAATGTGCCTGATGATCAAATCTACTATATCTAATTTAGCTTTCCTCGATTCTCTTTGTTCATATTCgctatttttcattttgataTCATCCTTGTTTGCAATATCACCGAATGTTTGGAAGAACACCAAAGGGACAAGGGCGGAATAACGTAACAACGCACCATTATGCGTATACATTGATTGATGCATTAaatcatgaaaaaatagccaatctgaaatttttgctGGCTTGCTTATACCATTATCGGAATACTTGACGTGAGGAAAAATGTTAAAACAACCTTGCAATATTTTATCCGCGTTACCATTAAGTTCCACTTGATGTAGCAACTCGTAAAATTGATCCTTGATATCACGGTGGGGGTCTCTTCTAAACAATTGGTTTACGATTCTAAACCAGGATATCGGCGAGTCTTTGTTGGATGACGCCCACGTACCCTTGTTACAGTTAGATTTATCTGAGGTATTGGCATCTTTTGAATCAGTACTTGAGGCTAAGAATTGCAAATTGTTAATACAGTTCCTGACATCACCTTGAGCCAGATCAATCAACTCATTAATTGTCTTTATAGGTATATCCATGTTCTCTTCGTGGCAAATAAGGTTCAATCGCTCTTGTAGAGTAGCATCAGATGGTCTTTTCACGGCAACAATTTCACAGAATGgctttaatttttccaaagagGGAGCATATAAATTATTACAGATACAAATGATAGGTCGTATAAGCAGTGCAGAACTCTTCCcccttctctttttgatCTTCTTGTCCAGCTGACCAAACAATAGTTTGTTGGTAGCTTTCATGTCGCCTTGAATAATGTCAACTAAAACTCTGATAAATCCACTTTCGACACTTCCATCAACCTCATCTGCTACCAAGCAGACGGGGTTCGTATCAAAAGTGTGATTGAATAAGAGATTatgaattttctcttttaccATGGGGCCAGCCCTTTCATCACTTGCGTTTATTTCTGATACTGAAAATCCTGATTGCTTAGCGATAACGTGCGTCACTGAGGTCTTTCCTATTCCGGGTGGACCGTGCAGCAGTAAGATCCTTTTTTGTGGCCTTTTCAATGGATCGAGCTCCAGACcagtttcctctttttcaCTGGGCAATTTTGGCAATTGctctttgaaaacagcGGGCGTCCACTGTCTTAACCAGCTCAGCATTCTTCTGTTGGTCTTTTCATTCCCCACCAAATCTAGAAACTTTCTAGGACGCCACTTTTCCACCCAAAGTGTTTCATTACTCACCTTTCTTGCCGCTGTAGAGGTCTTGTGCACGTTATGGCGGTCTTCGCTAGACGCCTCAATTTTATCCAGCAAGTAATTGATATTGATGCCGTACGCATCATCTGATCTCCAAGCAGTATTTGGATTGGTGTAAAGACTTATGCTCTCAGAGATTGATTTCGCAGGCTTCTTCCTCAACTTAACTGTTTCACCAGTACTTGATACAAACGCGTTAATATCGTCCTGATGAACGCCAATTGTGTCATCACTAGCGGCGCGTTCTCCATCTCCAGTGTCAAAAAGGGAGCTTTGTCCCAATAAACCAATGTGTGGTATTGTATCTACCATGATGTTTGCTTTTTTATTCGAACTTTAGGTAAACCAGTGTATGCTTTTAGCGTATTTTACTTGCAATATCGTCCATTTACGTGTTAGATGCCCCGTACAACACGACTGGCcaatccattttttccactttttttttcaacgtTGATCAACAATAAATTCGTACATCGTCCTCTGTTTGTGTCTTAAGTGTTCTTTATGGTTTGTTGCTTGAACGGTCCCTGTAGCAGTAAACCAGATCTTCGACGCCTTCAAAACACAATGGTTACAGTATGTTGCTCAATGCTATTCatttaattctttttcgGCGTTCATTGTCGCTATGTTCACGTTCTTCAATCGAGTTTCGTTCATGTGAAGTGAGTGTTGTATTCAATAGGTTTACTAACAAATTCATATGGCTTTGTGTTGATCTTATTTCAAAATAGCAACTAGAAAAGGAGTTTCTACAATCCTACCCACAAAATTGTCCTCCAGATGCCTTGCCAGGTACTCCTGGAAATTTAGATAGTACTCAAGAAAAGGCATTAGGAGAActcagaaaatttttagaAGACGCTGGTTTCGTTGAACGTCTAGATGACTCGACTCTGCTACGTTTCCTAAGGGCCAGAAAGTTTGACGTTCAATTGGCTAAAGAAATGTTTGAGAACTGTGAAAAGTGGAGAAAGGATTACGGTACTGACACGATTTTGCAAGACTTCCACTATGAAGAAAAGCCATTGATTGCCAAATTTTACCCACAATATTACCATAAAACTGACAAAGATGGCCGTCCAgtatattttgaagaattggGAGCTGTTAACATACATGAAATGAACAAGGTTACGTCTGAAGAGCGcatgttgaaaaatttggtcTGGGAATATGAATCTGTTGTACAATTCAGGTTACCTGCTTGTTCAAGAGCTGCTGGTCACCTGGTGGAAACTTCATGTACAATTATGGACTTGAAAGGTATTTCCATATCTAGTGCATACAGTGTCATGTCATACGTCAGAGAGGCCTCCTACAT
The window above is part of the Saccharomyces kudriavzevii IFO 1802 strain IFO1802 genome assembly, chromosome: 13 genome. Proteins encoded here:
- the CTF18 gene encoding Ctf18p (similar to Saccharomyces cerevisiae CTF18 (YMR078C); ancestral locus Anc_2.492); translation: MVDTIPHIGLLGQSSLFDTGDGERAASDDTIGVHQDDINAFVSSTGETVKLRKKPAKSISESISLYTNPNTAWRSDDAYGININYLLDKIEASSEDRHNVHKTSTAARKVSNETLWVEKWRPRKFLDLVGNEKTNRRMLSWLRQWTPAVFKEQLPKLPSEKEETGLELDPLKRPQKRILLLHGPPGIGKTSVTHVIAKQSGFSVSEINASDERAGPMVKEKIHNLLFNHTFDTNPVCLVADEVDGSVESGFIRVLVDIIQGDMKATNKLLFGQLDKKIKKRRGKSSALLIRPIICICNNLYAPSLEKLKPFCEIVAVKRPSDATLQERLNLICHEENMDIPIKTINELIDLAQGDVRNCINNLQFLASSTDSKDANTSDKSNCNKGTWASSNKDSPISWFRIVNQLFRRDPHRDIKDQFYELLHQVELNGNADKILQGCFNIFPHVKYSDNGISKPAKISDWLFFHDLMHQSMYTHNGALLRYSALVPLVFFQTFGDIANKDDIKMKNSEYEQRESRKAKLDIVDLIIRHISAQSPLMASFTDRKSLVFEMLPYLDSMISSDINKVKDLKLKQTIMEILVQLLKSFQLNLIQNRSEGFDGSSGLVIDPPIDEVVLLDPKHINEVQHKRPNTLNSLLARIEENKVKKRHIDQVTKDRLQSQEVHAKKAKVALNSSSSTMDFFKNQYGLLKQTKESPGTQKSTLPDQTDQANDKAQEIKIWVKYNEGFSNAVRKNVTWNNLWE
- the SEC14 gene encoding phosphatidylinositol/phosphatidylcholine transfer protein SEC14 (similar to Saccharomyces cerevisiae YKL091C and SEC14 (YMR079W); ancestral locus Anc_2.491) encodes the protein MVTQLEKEFLQSYPQNCPPDALPGTPGNLDSTQEKALGELRKFLEDAGFVERLDDSTLLRFLRARKFDVQLAKEMFENCEKWRKDYGTDTILQDFHYEEKPLIAKFYPQYYHKTDKDGRPVYFEELGAVNIHEMNKVTSEERMLKNLVWEYESVVQFRLPACSRAAGHLVETSCTIMDLKGISISSAYSVMSYVREASYISQNYYPERMGKFYIINAPFGFSTAFRLFKPFLDPVTVSKIFILGSSYQKELLKQIPAENLPVKFGGKSQVDESNGGLYLSDIGPWRDPKYIGPEGEAPEAFSLK